The following coding sequences are from one Caballeronia sp. SBC1 window:
- the purU gene encoding formyltetrahydrofolate deformylase, protein MAGSNVTSNVIDPLSHQLVLTVACPSAAGQVAAVVGFLDRHQCYVDELTVFDDDLSQHFFVRCVFHGVDHDETLEIAALQQEFAPIAERFSMTWAIHNVAARPKVLIMVSKLEHCLADLLFRWRMGELKMDIVGIGSNHRDLEPLAVQHGLPFHHLPVTADTKPQQEARLLDLFESSGAELMILARYMQILSGETSRKLAARAINIHHSFLPGFKGAKPYHQAHTRGVKLIGATAHFVTDDLDEGPIIEQVVERVDHSYKPERLLATGRDVECITLARAVKAFIERRVFINGDRTVVL, encoded by the coding sequence ATGGCCGGCAGTAACGTCACTAGTAACGTCATTGATCCCCTTTCTCATCAACTCGTACTGACGGTCGCTTGTCCCAGCGCCGCGGGACAAGTCGCCGCCGTGGTCGGCTTCCTCGACCGGCACCAGTGTTACGTCGATGAACTCACCGTCTTCGACGACGACCTCAGCCAGCACTTCTTCGTACGCTGCGTCTTCCACGGAGTGGATCACGATGAAACGTTGGAGATCGCCGCGTTGCAGCAGGAATTCGCGCCTATTGCCGAGCGCTTCTCCATGACGTGGGCGATCCACAACGTGGCTGCGCGACCGAAGGTGCTCATCATGGTGTCGAAGCTCGAGCACTGCCTCGCGGACCTGCTGTTCCGCTGGCGCATGGGCGAACTGAAGATGGATATTGTCGGGATCGGGTCAAACCATCGAGATCTGGAACCGCTTGCCGTGCAGCACGGCTTGCCCTTTCATCACCTCCCTGTCACCGCGGACACCAAGCCGCAACAGGAAGCGCGTCTGCTCGATTTGTTCGAGTCGTCCGGCGCGGAGTTGATGATTCTCGCGCGCTACATGCAGATCCTGTCAGGCGAGACGAGCCGGAAACTGGCCGCGCGTGCGATCAATATCCATCATTCGTTCCTGCCCGGTTTCAAGGGTGCGAAGCCTTATCACCAGGCACATACGCGTGGCGTGAAGCTGATCGGTGCAACGGCACATTTCGTGACCGATGACCTGGATGAAGGTCCGATCATCGAGCAAGTGGTCGAGCGCGTGGATCACTCGTACAAGCCCGAGCGTCTGCTTGCAACAGGACGCGATGTGGAATGCATCACGCTTGCGCGCGCGGTGAAGGCGTTCATTGAACGGCGCGTGTTTATCAATGGCGACCGTACGGTGGTGCTGTGA
- a CDS encoding hybrid-cluster NAD(P)-dependent oxidoreductase: MMRDQATFEPAPNRVTQPEFWGTLPTRWDSDTDETLVCCHVRQETHDVKSFFFRAPGERTFVFEPGQFITLELEIDGESINRCYTISSPPTRPHTISITVKRVPGGKVSNWLHDNLQTGGKVRVLGPAGEFTCARHPARKFLFLSAGSGVTPLMSMSRAHHELGEDRDIVFVHSARTPDDIIFARELDLIASNQTNFRTAFVCERVGARTNWPGVTGFLTLPLLKLIAPDFLEREIFTCGPAPYMKAVRNLLAEGGFDIKHYHEESFSFETIAEVAAQLTTAHVADALQSTETFAEMRESAVGFDLSPEITLAPVETTFKVSFAKSNREIECASTQHVLDAAKKSGVRLPASCTQGMCGTCKVKLLSGEVEMNHNGGIRQREIDQGMVLLCCSKPLTDLVVDK, from the coding sequence ATGATGCGCGATCAGGCGACGTTCGAGCCTGCCCCGAACCGAGTGACCCAGCCCGAGTTCTGGGGCACGCTTCCCACCCGTTGGGATAGCGACACCGACGAGACGCTCGTCTGCTGCCACGTTCGGCAGGAAACGCACGACGTAAAGAGCTTTTTCTTTCGTGCGCCGGGTGAGCGGACCTTCGTTTTCGAGCCGGGGCAGTTCATTACGCTGGAGCTGGAGATAGACGGCGAATCGATCAATCGCTGCTACACAATCTCCTCGCCGCCTACGCGTCCGCACACCATTTCCATCACGGTGAAGCGCGTGCCGGGCGGCAAGGTGTCGAACTGGCTGCATGACAATCTGCAGACGGGCGGCAAGGTTCGCGTGCTTGGACCTGCTGGCGAATTCACCTGCGCGCGGCATCCGGCGCGCAAGTTCCTGTTTTTATCGGCGGGATCGGGTGTCACGCCGTTGATGTCCATGAGCCGTGCGCATCACGAACTTGGCGAGGATCGCGACATCGTGTTCGTGCACAGCGCGCGCACGCCTGACGACATCATCTTCGCGCGTGAGCTCGATCTGATTGCATCGAACCAGACGAATTTTCGCACGGCGTTCGTGTGCGAACGAGTCGGCGCGCGGACGAACTGGCCCGGCGTGACGGGGTTCCTCACATTGCCTTTGCTCAAGCTGATTGCGCCGGATTTTCTCGAACGGGAAATCTTTACCTGCGGTCCTGCGCCCTACATGAAAGCAGTGCGCAATCTGCTCGCGGAGGGCGGTTTCGACATTAAGCATTATCACGAGGAAAGCTTCTCCTTTGAGACGATCGCAGAAGTTGCAGCGCAACTGACGACTGCTCATGTAGCCGATGCATTGCAGTCCACCGAGACGTTCGCAGAGATGCGGGAAAGCGCTGTTGGCTTTGACCTCTCACCTGAAATCACGCTCGCGCCTGTAGAGACCACGTTCAAGGTCAGCTTTGCCAAGAGTAATCGTGAGATCGAGTGCGCAAGCACGCAGCATGTGCTGGACGCGGCCAAGAAATCGGGGGTGCGCTTGCCGGCATCGTGTACGCAAGGCATGTGTGGCACCTGCAAGGTCAAGTTGCTCTCCGGCGAAGTCGAGATGAACCACAACGGCGGCATTCGACAGCGCGAGATTGATCAAGGCATGGTTCTGCTGTGTTGCAGCAAGCCGCTGACGGATCTTGTCGTCGATAAGTAG
- a CDS encoding SRPBCC family protein yields the protein MKVSADVRAMIERRKKGHTLEAPFYASEEIHALDMDAIFRRHWIQVAVEPDVPEAGDYMTVELGDDSILIVRDDDMQIRAFHNVCRHRGARLCSSEKGSLGNIVCPYHSWTYNLNGDLMFAEHMGEQFDKCKHSLKKVHLENLAGLIFVCLAETPPADFAVLRASMEPYLLPHGLADCKIAATIDIIEKGNWKLTMENNRECYHCVANHPELTISLYEYGFGYQRSADNEEAMAAFDKTVEERTKQWEAMNLPSKEIDRLADLVSGFRTQRLPLDRSGESQTMDAKVASKKLLGGFQQADLGGLSFWTQPNSWHHFMSDHIVSFSVIPLSAGETLVRTKWLVHKDAKEGIDYNVDNLTAVWRATNDQDRALVEFSQLGVTSSAYEPGPYSPFTEGLVEKFCEWYIGRLDDYANTPDEASVSAHGEKVVSFKR from the coding sequence ATGAAAGTTTCCGCAGACGTTCGCGCAATGATCGAACGCCGCAAGAAGGGTCACACGCTGGAAGCGCCGTTCTACGCGAGCGAGGAAATCCACGCGCTGGACATGGATGCGATCTTCCGGCGGCACTGGATCCAGGTCGCGGTCGAACCGGACGTACCGGAAGCGGGCGACTACATGACAGTGGAACTCGGCGACGATTCCATCCTGATCGTGCGCGACGACGACATGCAGATCCGCGCGTTCCATAACGTCTGCCGGCATCGCGGTGCACGCCTGTGCAGCTCGGAAAAGGGTTCGCTTGGCAATATCGTGTGCCCGTATCACAGCTGGACCTACAACCTGAACGGCGACCTGATGTTCGCCGAGCACATGGGCGAGCAGTTCGACAAGTGCAAGCACAGCCTCAAGAAGGTCCACCTCGAAAACCTCGCGGGCCTGATTTTTGTGTGTCTCGCCGAAACACCGCCCGCGGATTTCGCGGTATTGCGCGCTTCGATGGAACCGTACCTGCTGCCGCACGGCCTTGCCGACTGCAAGATAGCCGCGACCATCGACATCATCGAAAAGGGCAACTGGAAGCTTACGATGGAGAACAATCGCGAGTGCTATCACTGCGTCGCGAACCATCCGGAACTGACCATCTCGCTCTACGAATATGGCTTCGGTTATCAGCGTTCCGCGGACAACGAAGAAGCCATGGCTGCCTTCGACAAGACCGTTGAAGAACGCACGAAGCAATGGGAAGCGATGAACCTGCCGTCGAAGGAAATCGACCGGCTGGCGGACCTTGTCAGCGGGTTTCGCACGCAACGTTTGCCGCTCGATCGCAGCGGCGAGTCGCAGACGATGGACGCCAAGGTGGCATCGAAGAAATTGCTTGGCGGTTTCCAGCAAGCCGATCTCGGCGGTCTCTCATTCTGGACGCAGCCGAATTCGTGGCATCACTTCATGAGCGATCACATTGTGAGCTTCTCGGTGATTCCGCTGTCGGCCGGCGAAACGCTTGTTCGCACTAAATGGCTCGTGCACAAGGACGCGAAGGAAGGCATTGACTACAACGTCGACAACCTCACCGCCGTCTGGCGCGCGACCAACGACCAGGACCGTGCATTGGTGGAATTCTCGCAACTCGGCGTGACGAGCAGCGCGTATGAGCCAGGTCCGTATTCGCCGTTCACGGAAGGCCTCGTGGAGAAATTCTGCGAATGGTATATCGGGCGGCTCGACGATTATGCGAATACGCCGGATGAAGCGAGCGTGAGCGCGCACGGCGAGAAAGTCGTGTCGTTCAAGCGCTGA
- a CDS encoding electron transfer flavoprotein subunit alpha/FixB family protein encodes MHTIKRIDPRRPFSITAEGLKRITLGFVGVAGDVQAAAPGAHREQAKPRRTTATAQRSLLVAAHSDRGSLDDHARQTLAAAALLADSTTQVVLLVLGELKDDAAVLGADKVIEMPAFDRRAFAPDTALDALAACVAAYSPAHVFLPDNATGDGDLGRRYAAQAKASVATHVVEIDAAHVAVYTQARKAFAVRSLPDVVLLAPNAVDARLAFVGAGERVAAEQFFVEGRPQATSPYKDLGIEEIDAAQVALEEADFIVSAGNGVTDIPAFERLASTVGAAIGASRVAVDDGKFPRDKQIGATGKTVDASIYIAFGISGAVQHLQGIKDCRHVIAVNLDASAPIAKRANLTIIGDAQETIAALTDAAAAARNARANTGSPTTSGGTASSTAKLEGALA; translated from the coding sequence ATGCACACCATCAAACGAATTGATCCGCGCCGGCCGTTTTCCATCACGGCTGAAGGGCTCAAGCGCATTACGCTGGGTTTTGTCGGCGTGGCGGGAGACGTTCAGGCTGCTGCGCCAGGCGCACATCGTGAACAGGCGAAGCCGCGTCGTACGACGGCCACAGCGCAACGCTCATTGCTCGTGGCCGCTCACAGCGATCGTGGTTCGCTGGATGACCACGCACGGCAAACTCTCGCAGCAGCGGCGTTACTCGCGGACTCGACAACCCAAGTCGTATTGCTTGTCCTTGGCGAATTGAAGGACGACGCGGCTGTGCTTGGCGCGGACAAGGTGATCGAGATGCCGGCGTTCGATCGTCGCGCATTCGCACCCGATACCGCGTTGGACGCGCTTGCCGCGTGCGTCGCGGCGTATTCGCCGGCGCACGTTTTCCTTCCCGATAACGCGACGGGCGACGGCGATCTCGGCCGCCGATACGCGGCGCAAGCGAAGGCATCGGTGGCGACGCACGTGGTTGAAATAGACGCCGCGCACGTAGCGGTTTATACGCAAGCGCGCAAGGCGTTTGCCGTGCGTTCGCTTCCCGATGTGGTCTTGCTAGCCCCGAATGCCGTCGATGCAAGATTGGCATTTGTCGGCGCAGGCGAGCGGGTTGCGGCGGAGCAGTTCTTCGTCGAAGGCCGCCCGCAGGCGACGAGTCCGTATAAAGACCTGGGCATCGAAGAAATAGATGCCGCGCAAGTGGCGTTGGAAGAGGCGGATTTCATCGTGTCGGCCGGTAATGGCGTGACTGATATTCCGGCGTTCGAGCGGCTCGCCAGCACCGTAGGCGCTGCAATCGGTGCAAGCCGCGTAGCCGTCGACGATGGCAAGTTCCCGCGCGACAAGCAGATCGGCGCAACCGGCAAGACGGTGGATGCAAGCATCTACATTGCATTCGGTATCTCCGGCGCAGTGCAGCACTTGCAGGGCATCAAGGACTGCCGCCACGTGATTGCGGTGAACCTGGACGCGAGCGCGCCGATCGCAAAACGGGCGAACCTGACGATCATCGGCGACGCGCAGGAAACGATCGCCGCGTTGACCGATGCCGCCGCGGCTGCGCGTAACGCGCGTGCAAACACGGGCTCACCAACAACATCTGGCGGCACAGCCTCGAGCACAGCGAAGCTGGAAGGAGCGCTCGCATGA
- a CDS encoding NADH:flavin oxidoreductase, translating to MRYPNLFKPLTLNKLTLRNRIVSTAHAEVYAEPGGLPGDRYIRYYEEKAKGGVGLAVCGGSSPVSIDSPQGWWKSVNLATDKVIDPLSRLAEAMHKHGAKIMIQATHMGRRTAYHGEHWPHLMSPSGVREPVHRGNAKIIEVEEIKRIISDFAAAAKRVKDAGMDGVEISAAHQHLIDQFWSPRTNFRTDEWGGSLENRLRFGNEVLKAVREAVGPDFCVGLRMCGDEFHEDGLDHTQLKEIAQSMSESGLIDYIGVIGSGADTHNTLANCMPPMALPPEPFVHLAAGIKSVVKLPVMHAQSIRDAGQAERLLESGMIDLVGMTRAQIADPHMVIKIRDGREDEIKQCVGANYCIDRQYNGLDVLCVQNAATSREETMPHVIEKSRGPKRKVVVVGAGPAGLEAARVAKSRGHDVVLFEKNDYVGGQIMLAAKAPQREQMAGIVRWFDMETKRLGVDRRLGVAADDKMIMAEKPDIVVLATGGSSFTQQVPAWGVAEGLAVSSWDILSGKVEPGKNVLVYDGVSTHAGAGVADFIASRGGNVEIVTPDVKVSDDVGGTTFPIFYRRLYAQGVISTPNYWLDKVYEEDGKKIAVIRNEYTEEQEERAVDQVVIENGITPNDELYWQLKPESLNRGQIDVHKLFASEPQPSLSEELGNGRFLLFRVGDCISMHNIHGAIYDALRLVKDF from the coding sequence GAGGTCTACGCGGAGCCGGGCGGTTTGCCCGGGGATCGGTATATCCGTTATTACGAAGAAAAGGCCAAGGGCGGCGTGGGCCTCGCCGTGTGCGGGGGATCGAGCCCGGTGTCTATCGACAGTCCTCAAGGATGGTGGAAGTCGGTGAATCTTGCGACCGACAAGGTCATCGATCCGCTCTCACGTCTCGCCGAAGCCATGCACAAGCATGGCGCGAAGATCATGATCCAGGCGACCCACATGGGCCGTCGCACCGCGTATCACGGCGAACACTGGCCGCATTTGATGTCGCCGTCCGGCGTGCGTGAGCCGGTGCATCGCGGCAACGCGAAGATCATTGAAGTGGAAGAAATCAAGCGCATCATTTCCGACTTCGCGGCGGCTGCCAAGCGCGTGAAAGATGCGGGCATGGATGGCGTCGAAATATCCGCCGCGCATCAGCATTTGATTGACCAGTTCTGGAGTCCGCGCACGAATTTTCGTACCGATGAATGGGGCGGTTCACTTGAAAACCGCCTTCGTTTTGGTAACGAAGTGCTCAAGGCCGTGCGTGAAGCGGTGGGTCCGGATTTCTGCGTCGGGCTGCGTATGTGCGGCGACGAATTTCATGAAGACGGTCTCGATCACACGCAGTTGAAAGAGATCGCGCAGTCGATGTCGGAGTCGGGCCTGATTGACTACATCGGCGTGATTGGGTCCGGTGCAGACACGCACAACACGCTCGCGAACTGCATGCCGCCGATGGCGTTGCCGCCCGAACCGTTCGTGCACCTCGCGGCTGGCATCAAGTCGGTGGTGAAGCTGCCGGTGATGCATGCGCAAAGTATTCGGGACGCCGGGCAGGCCGAGCGCTTGCTGGAGTCCGGCATGATCGATCTGGTTGGCATGACGCGCGCGCAGATCGCCGATCCGCACATGGTCATCAAGATCCGCGATGGCCGCGAAGACGAGATCAAGCAGTGCGTGGGCGCGAATTATTGTATCGACCGGCAGTACAACGGTCTCGACGTGCTGTGCGTGCAGAACGCGGCGACATCACGCGAGGAGACCATGCCGCACGTGATCGAAAAATCGCGTGGACCGAAGCGCAAGGTCGTGGTTGTCGGTGCGGGTCCTGCGGGACTTGAAGCCGCACGCGTGGCGAAATCGCGGGGGCATGACGTCGTATTGTTCGAGAAGAACGATTATGTGGGCGGACAGATCATGCTGGCGGCCAAGGCGCCGCAGCGTGAGCAGATGGCGGGCATCGTGCGCTGGTTCGACATGGAAACGAAGCGCCTCGGTGTGGATCGTCGTCTGGGCGTTGCCGCCGATGACAAGATGATCATGGCGGAAAAGCCGGACATTGTCGTGCTGGCTACGGGCGGTTCATCGTTCACGCAGCAAGTGCCGGCGTGGGGCGTCGCAGAGGGTCTTGCTGTTAGTTCGTGGGACATCCTCTCGGGCAAGGTCGAGCCGGGCAAGAACGTACTGGTCTATGACGGCGTCAGCACGCATGCAGGCGCGGGCGTAGCGGACTTCATCGCGAGCCGCGGTGGCAACGTCGAGATCGTGACGCCCGACGTCAAGGTTTCCGACGATGTGGGCGGCACGACCTTCCCGATTTTCTATCGACGTCTGTATGCGCAAGGCGTGATCTCCACGCCGAACTACTGGCTCGACAAGGTGTATGAGGAAGACGGCAAGAAGATCGCTGTGATCCGCAATGAGTACACGGAGGAGCAGGAGGAGCGCGCGGTCGATCAGGTGGTGATCGAGAACGGCATCACGCCAAACGACGAGCTCTACTGGCAGCTCAAGCCGGAGTCGTTGAATCGCGGTCAGATCGATGTGCACAAGCTGTTCGCCTCCGAGCCGCAACCTTCGTTGAGTGAAGAGCTGGGCAACGGCCGCTTCCTGCTGTTCCGCGTTGGCGACTGCATCTCCATGCACAACATTCACGGCGCGATCTACGATGCGCTGCGCCTCGTCAAGGACTTCTGA
- a CDS encoding electron transfer flavoprotein subunit beta/FixA family protein, which translates to MSNASATKRVSKIAVLVSVGRHPVSGTARYSRNDAAALTLAKRLATQHQATLDVLHAGDPTNPALREYLALGAAKVEVLAVAVGDEIAPALSARLKGYDLVLTGTRAEGTEDSGMLPYQLADAMGFALLASAVDIDIEAGQVTVRQFLPKGLRRRVQATLPALVAVHPMANATPRYAYAKLREGAIEPVLVSAANAAASLPWSIKPATAKPVRLAAAEKRSGHARMLSATTTESRGGSVVIEGSSVEKAQVILAYLREHQLVDY; encoded by the coding sequence TTGAGTAATGCATCCGCCACGAAGCGCGTAAGCAAGATCGCCGTCCTCGTCTCGGTCGGCCGTCATCCGGTGAGCGGGACCGCGCGCTACAGCCGCAACGACGCCGCCGCGCTGACGCTGGCAAAGCGGCTCGCCACCCAACACCAGGCGACGCTCGACGTGTTGCACGCGGGCGATCCAACCAATCCCGCATTGCGCGAATATCTCGCGTTGGGCGCGGCAAAGGTGGAAGTGCTGGCCGTGGCCGTTGGCGATGAAATCGCGCCGGCACTCAGCGCGCGCTTAAAGGGTTACGACCTCGTGCTGACCGGCACGCGTGCGGAAGGCACGGAAGACAGCGGCATGCTGCCGTACCAACTCGCCGATGCCATGGGCTTCGCGCTGCTTGCATCGGCGGTGGATATCGACATTGAAGCGGGACAAGTCACCGTTCGGCAATTCCTGCCGAAAGGGTTGCGCCGCCGCGTGCAGGCAACCTTGCCCGCACTGGTCGCGGTGCATCCCATGGCCAACGCCACGCCGCGATACGCGTACGCAAAACTGCGCGAAGGCGCCATCGAACCGGTGCTGGTGAGCGCCGCTAATGCCGCCGCAAGCCTTCCCTGGTCGATCAAGCCCGCGACGGCAAAACCCGTGCGTCTGGCGGCCGCGGAAAAGCGTTCGGGCCACGCGCGCATGCTCTCGGCCACGACCACGGAAAGCCGCGGCGGCAGCGTCGTAATTGAAGGGAGTTCCGTCGAAAAAGCACAAGTGATCCTGGCGTATTTGCGCGAGCATCAACTCGTCGATTACTGA
- a CDS encoding (Fe-S)-binding protein codes for MSPVFVITALLWLSAAGLAFALFKRAAYWREGRATAAGAYGWSNLLSIPKRYFVDLHHVVARDPYIAKTHVATAGGAIAAMALVFLNYGLAIYSPWLDKLIFLAALVMLVGAVFVWRRRHGAKAVPARLSRGPWDSLPLLLGSFALGLVLFIVLPAAAMSGALAIIVALLIAAGAFTMTFGAARGGPMKHALAGLLHLAFHPRQERFTGRSHENDVVPPTALKMPVLDAKEYGVGKPVEFRWNQLLSFDACVQCGKCEAACPAFAAGQPLNPKKLIQDLVTGMVGGTDAAYAGSPTPGIPLGKHSGAPSKPLISTMIEADTIWSCTTCRACVQECPMLIEHVDAIVDMRRNQTLVEGIVPGKGPETLANLRETGSANGFDIGARYDWAVDLQVQVAQPGRPVDVLLIAGEGAFDMRYQRSLRALVKVLNKAGVDYAVLGGVETDTGDTARRLGDEATFQQLATQLIATLSKYSFKKIVTADPHVMHSLRNEYRALGGLYEVQHHTSLIAELVASGKLTPAAESALSAGKTVTYHDPCYLGRYNGETEAPRKLLKSIGIKVVEMERNGMRGRCCGGGGGAPLTDIPGKQRIPDIRINDARAVNAEIVAVGCPNCTAMLEGVVGARPEVLDVAELVAAALE; via the coding sequence ATGAGCCCGGTATTTGTCATTACCGCGTTGTTGTGGTTGTCGGCGGCGGGTCTGGCATTTGCACTGTTCAAGCGTGCGGCGTATTGGCGTGAAGGCCGCGCGACGGCTGCGGGTGCATACGGCTGGAGCAATTTGCTGTCGATCCCGAAGCGCTATTTCGTCGATCTGCATCATGTGGTCGCACGCGATCCGTACATTGCGAAGACGCACGTGGCTACAGCCGGCGGCGCGATTGCAGCCATGGCGCTCGTGTTCCTCAACTACGGTCTGGCTATCTATTCGCCATGGCTCGACAAGCTGATCTTCCTTGCAGCGCTCGTGATGCTCGTCGGCGCGGTGTTCGTGTGGCGTCGCCGGCATGGAGCGAAGGCAGTACCGGCGCGTTTGTCCCGTGGTCCGTGGGACAGCTTGCCGCTGCTGCTGGGTTCGTTCGCGCTTGGGCTTGTGCTGTTCATCGTGTTGCCCGCTGCAGCAATGTCCGGCGCATTGGCGATCATCGTCGCGTTGCTGATTGCCGCGGGTGCTTTCACGATGACCTTCGGCGCGGCCCGCGGCGGTCCGATGAAACATGCGCTCGCAGGCTTGCTGCATCTCGCGTTTCATCCCCGGCAAGAGCGTTTCACGGGGCGCAGCCACGAGAACGATGTTGTGCCGCCGACAGCCCTCAAGATGCCTGTGCTGGACGCGAAGGAATATGGCGTTGGCAAGCCGGTGGAGTTTCGCTGGAATCAACTACTGAGCTTCGATGCCTGCGTGCAATGCGGCAAATGCGAAGCGGCATGTCCCGCGTTCGCAGCGGGTCAGCCGCTGAATCCGAAGAAGCTGATCCAGGATCTGGTGACGGGTATGGTCGGCGGTACGGACGCTGCGTATGCCGGCAGCCCGACGCCCGGAATCCCACTCGGTAAGCATTCAGGCGCACCGTCGAAGCCGCTGATTTCCACGATGATCGAAGCGGACACGATCTGGTCATGCACCACTTGCCGGGCATGCGTTCAAGAGTGCCCGATGCTGATCGAGCATGTGGACGCCATTGTTGATATGCGGCGTAACCAGACGCTGGTCGAAGGTATCGTACCGGGCAAGGGTCCCGAAACGCTCGCGAACCTGCGTGAGACGGGTAGCGCGAATGGCTTCGATATCGGCGCGCGCTACGACTGGGCTGTCGATCTGCAAGTGCAGGTCGCGCAGCCGGGACGTCCGGTAGACGTGCTGCTCATTGCGGGCGAAGGTGCATTCGACATGCGCTACCAGCGCTCCCTGCGCGCGCTGGTCAAAGTGCTGAACAAGGCCGGTGTCGACTATGCGGTGCTTGGCGGCGTGGAAACGGATACCGGGGATACGGCGCGTCGTCTTGGCGATGAAGCCACGTTCCAGCAACTGGCGACGCAACTTATCGCGACGCTCTCGAAGTATTCGTTCAAGAAGATCGTCACCGCCGATCCGCACGTGATGCATAGCCTGCGCAATGAGTATCGTGCGCTGGGCGGCCTGTATGAAGTGCAGCATCACACGTCATTGATCGCGGAGCTGGTCGCCAGTGGCAAGCTCACGCCCGCTGCTGAAAGCGCGCTCTCCGCCGGCAAGACGGTTACGTATCACGACCCGTGCTATCTCGGTCGATACAACGGCGAAACGGAAGCACCGCGCAAGCTGCTTAAATCGATCGGCATCAAGGTGGTCGAGATGGAGCGTAACGGCATGCGCGGACGATGCTGCGGCGGTGGCGGTGGTGCGCCGCTCACGGATATCCCCGGCAAGCAGCGTATTCCTGACATCCGTATCAACGACGCTCGCGCGGTCAACGCTGAGATAGTCGCGGTCGGATGCCCGAACTGCACGGCGATGCTGGAAGGCGTAGTAGGTGCTCGGCCGGAAGTGCTGGACGTGGCTGAACTCGTTGCAGCGGCGCTGGAGTAA
- a CDS encoding glycine betaine ABC transporter substrate-binding protein: MRLIKKLLVLSTLSAALAATSAGVIAADAKPTIKIGYVEGWDDSVATSNVAAQVIEKKLGYPVQLVPVAAGVMWQGVARGDLDATLSAWLPVTHGAYWENFKSKVVDLGTNFPDAKIGLIVPEDADVTSLADLEAKKAEFGGRIVGIDAGAGVMSKTSEAIKAYGLDYTLMPSSGSAMTAELARSENAKKPIIVTGWKPHWMFAKYKLKFLEDPKKVFGEAEHVDSVINPELEKKAPTVVAFLKKFQWKPGEIDSVMLATTNGAKPAAAADAWVSAHGDRVSSWTAN, translated from the coding sequence ATGAGACTGATCAAGAAACTGCTTGTTTTGAGCACGTTAAGTGCTGCGCTGGCTGCAACCAGCGCGGGTGTGATTGCCGCCGACGCGAAACCGACCATCAAGATCGGTTACGTGGAAGGCTGGGACGACAGCGTGGCGACGTCGAACGTGGCGGCTCAGGTCATCGAGAAGAAGCTGGGTTATCCCGTGCAACTCGTGCCGGTCGCGGCCGGCGTGATGTGGCAGGGCGTGGCGCGCGGTGACCTTGACGCTACCTTGTCGGCGTGGTTGCCGGTCACGCACGGTGCGTATTGGGAAAACTTCAAGTCAAAGGTGGTCGATCTCGGCACCAACTTCCCTGACGCGAAGATCGGCTTGATTGTGCCGGAAGATGCAGACGTGACAAGCCTGGCGGATCTCGAAGCGAAGAAGGCCGAGTTCGGCGGGCGTATTGTTGGTATCGATGCAGGTGCCGGCGTGATGTCGAAGACGAGCGAAGCGATCAAGGCATATGGTCTCGACTACACCTTGATGCCGAGTTCGGGCAGTGCAATGACGGCGGAACTGGCGCGTTCGGAAAACGCGAAGAAGCCGATCATTGTGACGGGCTGGAAGCCGCACTGGATGTTCGCGAAGTACAAGCTGAAATTCCTGGAAGATCCGAAGAAGGTGTTCGGTGAAGCCGAGCACGTGGACAGCGTGATCAACCCGGAACTCGAGAAGAAGGCGCCTACAGTGGTCGCTTTCCTGAAGAAGTTCCAATGGAAACCGGGTGAAATTGACAGCGTGATGCTGGCAACCACCAACGGCGCCAAGCCGGCCGCTGCTGCGGATGCGTGGGTGAGCGCGCATGGAGATCGCGTGTCGAGCTGGACTGCTAATTAA